Proteins encoded in a region of the Ornithodoros turicata isolate Travis chromosome 3, ASM3712646v1, whole genome shotgun sequence genome:
- the LOC135389340 gene encoding uncharacterized protein LOC135389340, translating into MAELVAIKMAIDYIGTKELPAQWVIYCDSKAGLEAIQSFLTGGRINPVVHDILKEYARSYIAGHDVLIQWIPSHIGIPGNEAADKLADVAHLSSTNYVVPFLKADVKSLLQSISRAGMEEQWQEADRRSSLLFKIDPEGKYRFPSGTRRPIETLLHRFRLNVPYGQQFLHKIGRADSADCSVCATVEDTEHILLHCTKYAPQRARLMYTLDRLDNRRFDVVKVLGLWDPRKRDTVFAALENFLVSCGMELIF; encoded by the coding sequence ATGGCTGAATTAGTTGCGATTAAAATGGCAATAGATTATATAGGCACAAAGGAGCTACCGGCTCAGTGGGTTATctactgcgactccaaggctGGACTTGAAGCTATACAATCGTTCTTGACTGGCGGACGTATTAATCCAGTTGTTCACGACATACTGAAAGAATATGCAAGATCGTACATCGCCGGTCATGACGTCCTCATCCAGTGGATACCTAGCCACATTGGCATACCGGGTAATGAGGCCGCAGACAAATTAGCGGACGTAGCACATCTTTCGTCAACAAACTATGTGGTGCCATTTTTGAAGGCAGACGTGAAATCGCTACTTCAGTCCATTTCAAGAGCAGGTATGGAGGAACAGTGGCAGGAAGCTGATCGCCGATCATCTCTCCTCTTCAAGATCGACCCGGAAGGGAAATACAGGTTCCCATCCGGTACACGGAGGCCCATTGAGACGCTGCTGCATCGTTTTCGGTTGAATGTCCCGTACGGTCAACAGTTCCTCCACAAGATTGGGCGGGCAGACTCTGCAGACTGTTCAGTGTGTGCGAcagtggaggacactgagcacattctCCTGCATTGTACAAAGTATGCTCCACAAAGGGCTAGGTTGATGTATACCCTCGACCGCCTGGACAACAGGCGTTTCGACGTGGTGAAAGTGCTCGGACTGTGGGACCCAAGAAAGCGAGACACTGTCTTTGCGGCACTTGAGAACTTCCTTGTGAGCTGCGGCATGGAACTCATATTTTAG